A stretch of DNA from Gottschalkia acidurici 9a:
TTAAGGCTTTTTTCATATTAAGTTTATTTTTTAAACTCATTTTATCACGCTCCTAAGTAAATTTCTTTATTATAATATAGTAACCTAATAGATAATAATATTCAACTAATAAAAAATTATAGTGAAAGGTCTAGGTAATAGTGGTATCATAATAAATTTTTAAACATCAATGTATATATAATCAATATTAACGATTGAAGTAAAGTAATTTAAATAATATACTATAATAATATAATTACATAAAATATCATTCATAAAGAGAGGTACAAGATGGATAAGATAATAATATATACAGATGGAGCATGTTCTGGAAATCAGAATAATGAAAATATAGGTGGATTTGGTGCAGTACTTTTGTATAAAGATCATAAAAAAGAGGTATATGGTGGAGAAATAAATACAACTAATAATAGAATGGAAATAAAGGCATGTATAGAGGCTTTAAAAACTCTCAAAAGAAAAGATATACCAGTTGAAGTTTATACAGATTCAGCATATGTATGTAACTGTATAAATCAGAAGTGGTATATTAAGTGGAGAAGTAATGGATGGATAAACTCTAAGAAAGAACCTGTAGAAAATAAAGAATTATGGATGGAATTATTAGATTTAATAGAAAGTTTAGAAAACTTGAAATTTATAAAGGTCAAGGGACATTCAGGAGTAGAATTAAATGAACTGGCAGATTCTCTTGCTAATAAAGGAATGGATCAGTTTAGATAATTTAAAACTTAAATAGAGAAGAGTGAAAATTTGTTTGGATACGTAATGCCGTATAAATCAGAAATGAAAATAAAAGATTATAATATGTTCAGAGGATACTATTGTGGGCTATGTAAAACTTTAGGAAAGAACTACAATCAGCTTGTAAGAATGGGATTAAACTATGATTTATCATTTTTAGCTATAATATTGTCATCATTAGAAGAAGATAGAGATACAGTTAAATTTGAAAGTTGTATCTCTACACCATTAAAGAAAAAAATGATAGTAGATACTAATAGATCTTTAGAATACACTTCAAATATTAGTATTATATTAATCTACTTCAAGTTGTTAGATGATTGGAAAGATGAAAAGTCTATCAAATCATTATTAGCCAACGTTCCATTTAGTATATCAATAAGAAAAGCTAAAAAATATTGTAACTCAAAATATATTGATATAAGCAACAAAATAAACGAACTATCAAGGTTAGAAAATGATAATTGTGAAATAGTCGATGAAGTGGCTGATAAATTTGGAAGGCTTATGGAAAGCATAGCAATACCAGACTTCATAGAAGATGAGAGCACAAGAAGAATACTTAAATCTTTAGGATATAATTTAGGAAGATGGATATATATATTAGATGCTTTTGATGATATAGAAAGTGACGTTAAAAGTGGAAGCTATAATCCTATATTATTACAGTATCAATATAAAGAAGGAGAAAACATCGATCTGTTTTTAGAAAGAATAAAAGATTCGATGGAATTTTCTTTGATATTTACATTAGAGAATATATCAAAAAGTTTCGAACTTTTAAATATAAAACATAATAGAGTT
This window harbors:
- the rnhA gene encoding ribonuclease HI produces the protein MDKIIIYTDGACSGNQNNENIGGFGAVLLYKDHKKEVYGGEINTTNNRMEIKACIEALKTLKRKDIPVEVYTDSAYVCNCINQKWYIKWRSNGWINSKKEPVENKELWMELLDLIESLENLKFIKVKGHSGVELNELADSLANKGMDQFR
- a CDS encoding DUF5685 family protein translates to MFGYVMPYKSEMKIKDYNMFRGYYCGLCKTLGKNYNQLVRMGLNYDLSFLAIILSSLEEDRDTVKFESCISTPLKKKMIVDTNRSLEYTSNISIILIYFKLLDDWKDEKSIKSLLANVPFSISIRKAKKYCNSKYIDISNKINELSRLENDNCEIVDEVADKFGRLMESIAIPDFIEDESTRRILKSLGYNLGRWIYILDAFDDIESDVKSGSYNPILLQYQYKEGENIDLFLERIKDSMEFSLIFTLENISKSFELLNIKHNRVILENIIYMGMRSKMDNIFNKKGGKEFEKSI